In a single window of the Clarias gariepinus isolate MV-2021 ecotype Netherlands chromosome 16, CGAR_prim_01v2, whole genome shotgun sequence genome:
- the foxred2 gene encoding FAD-dependent oxidoreductase domain-containing protein 2 — translation MGLSLKVDCLLSLISLVLSVLGDQSFHHHDYCVLGAGPAGLQMGYFLSQSQRDYIILERNSGPGSFFRKYPRHRKLISINKIYTGRRNREFNLRHDWNSLLSHRPDLLFQRFTRDLYPDADIYPHYLSVFEKELGLQVKYNTDIGSVRALQLGGSGHKGYILTDQHGVDYKCRVLLVATGLWVPVEVDFVGSNLVEGYESIPTDPEEYKDQAVLILGKGNSAFETAQSILGRASRIHLYSPSPVRLAWQTHYVGDLRAVNNELLDTYQLKSLDGLVEGRLEDIAVVRGGRLKKRAEKKMMGKSSEKKEQLYLTLSELLDSHNVSQGTNITAENLPGYHDDNFSLRQPYDRVISCLGFRFNFTIFNVSARPPRSSVARGRLPTVTAWYEGRGTPNLFVLGTAAHSRDYRMSAGGFIHGFRYIVRAVHKVLEQRYHNNSWPATKLDTSHLLSWVLKRVNEASGPYQMFGVLGDIVLLQGAHCEYLEEFPVQALPHFAAVSGRRVSERGLLVVIMQYGLNHTDTLGPGRAESEWTKAWKSNFLHPVIYYYRTLPTEKDMRQRPFGWPLPRPDAVHHMVEDFLTEWDQPVSHSQPLRRFLEHCLQTDLRAFYAESCFQLSLTNRKPPIFCSQGYLNKGGIVGNSHLWQHAREAGLMLSHYKSVLSDEDGAFSDYLSHAGAAVSSTIKTDL, via the exons ATGGGGCTGAGCCTTAAGGTGGACTGCCTCCTGTCACTCATTTCTCTGGTTTTAAGTGTCCTTGGTGATCAAAGTTTCCATCACCATGACTACTGTGTGCTTGGGGCGGGGCCTGCAGGACTACAGATGGGCTACTTTCTGTCCCAGAGTCAGAGAGATTACATAATACTGGAGCGCAACTCTGGACCAGGAAGTTTTTTCCGAAA GTATCCTCGACATCGCAAACTTATTAGCATCAACAAAATCTACACAGGGAGACGTAACAGGGAGTTTAACCTGCGGCATGATTGGAACTCCCTGCTGAGCCACAGGCCAGACCTGCTCTTTCAAAGATTCACCCGGGACCTCTACCCTGATGCTGACATCTATCCTCACTACCTCTCTGTGTTTGAGAAAGAACTGGGATTGCAGGTTAAATACAACACAGATATAGGGAGTGTTCGAGCTTTGCAGCTTGGGGGAAGTGGACATAAAGGCTACATACTGACTGATCAGCATGGGGTGGACTATAAATGCAG GGTTCTGTTAGTGGCCACTGGGCTCTGGGTCCCCGTCGAAGTTGATTTTGTGGGCTCTAACTTGGTTGAAGGATACGAGTCCATCCCCACTGATCCAGAGGAGTACAAAGATCAGGCTGTCCTGATCCTGGGTAAAGGAAACTCTGCCTTTGAAACAGCACAAAGCATTCTGGGAAGAGCCAGCCGGATCCACCTGTATAGCCCAAGCCCTGTTCGACTAGCATGGCAGACACACTATGTCGGAGACCTAAG GGCCGTGAATAATGAGTTGTTAGACACGTACCAGCTAAAGTCTTTGGATGGCTTAGTGGAGGGAAGACTAGAGGACATTGCTGTTGTCCGTGGAGGAAGATTGAAAAAGAGAGCTGAAAAAAAGATGATGGGGAAGTCTTCGGAGAAAAAAGAGCAGCTCTATCTTACTCTGTCTGAACTTTTGGACAGCCACAATGTCAGCCAGGGCACTAACATTACAGCAGAAAACTTGCCCGGGTACCATGACGACAACTTTTCGCTACGACAGCCTTATGATCGTGTGATCAGCTGCTTGGGATTCCGCTTCAACTTTACCATCTTTAATGT CTCTGCCCGTCCACCACGCAGCAGTGTTGCTCGTGGTCGTCTGCCGACAGTGACAGCATGGTACGAGGGAAGGGGGACGCCCAATCTGTTCGTCCTAGGAACCGCAGCTCACTCCAGAGACTACAGAATGTCTGCTGGAGGATTTATTCATGGATTCCGCTACATAG TGCGTGCTGTGCATAAGGTCTTGGAGCAGCGTTACCATAACAACTCATGGCCAGCTACCAAACTGGACACCAGCCACCTGCTGTCTTGGGTTTTAAAGCGAGTGAATGAAGCATCTGGACCATACCAAATGTTTGGGGTTTTGGGGGACATTGTTTTACTGCAAGG AGCTCACTGTGAGTATCTGGAGGAGTTTCCTGTGCAGGCTCTACCTCATTTTGCTGCTGTGTCTGGTCGACGTGTCTCTGAGCGTGGCCTTCTGGTTGTTATCATGCAGTATGGACTtaaccacacagacacacttggCCCAGGCCGTGCTGAGTCAGAGTGGACCAAAGCCTGGAAGTCTAATTTCCTCCACCCAGTCATTTACTACTACAGAACACTGCCTACAG agaaagatatgAGGCAGCGTCCATTTGGATGGCCTCTGCCACGTCCTGATGCTGTGCATCACATGGTTGAAGACTTCCTGACTGAGTGGGATCAACCTGTGTCTCACAGTCAGCCCCTGCGTCGCTTCCTCGAGCACTGCCTTCAGACAGACCTCAGAGCATTTTACGCAG aaTCCTGCTTCCAACTTTCTCTCACCAATCGGAAGCCTCCTATCTTCTGCAGTCAAGGCTACTTAAACAAAGGagggattgtgggtaatagCCACCTGTGGCAGCATGCCCGTGAGGCGGGGCTCATGCTAAGCCATTATAAATCAGTTCTTTCTGATGAGGATGGGGCATTTTCCGATTACCTTTCACATGCTGGAGCTGCAGTATCTTCGACAATCAAGACTGATCTCTAA
- the mcm5 gene encoding DNA replication licensing factor MCM5 — protein MSGFDDPGVYYSDSFGGGEGVGDEGSVKRSQIKKRFREFLRQFRVGTDRTGFTYKYRDELKRHYTLGEYWIEVEMEDLASFDEDLSDCLYKLPTENLPLLEEAAQEVADEVTRPRPVGEETVQDIQVMVKSDAHPASIRSLKSEQVSRLVKIPGIIISSSAVRAKATRICLQCRGCRAVISNIPLPPGLQGYALPRKCNTEQAGRVKCPVDPYFIIPDRCVCVDFQTLRLQESPDAVPHGEMPRHMQLYCDRYLCDRVVPGNRVTIMGIYSIKKVAQSKTKGRDKGAGVGIRAAYLRVVGIQVDTEGAGRGATGSVTPQEEEELRGLASSPSVYDSIARSLAPSIYGSDDLKKAIACLLFGGSRKRLPDGLTRRGDINLLMLGDPGTAKSQLLKFVERCSPIGVYTSGKGSSAAGLTASVLRDPNTRGFIMEGGAMVLADGGVVCIDEFDKMREDDRVAIHEAMEQQTISIAKAGITTTLNSRCSVLAAANSVFGRWDDTKGEDNIDFMPTILSRFDMIFIIKDQHDQQRDMTLARHVMNVHLSAQTQTEGVEGEIPLAMLKKYIAYARAKCGPRLSAAAAEKLKNRYVVMRSGAREHERESDRRASIPITVRQLEAVVRIAESLAKMKLQAIAGEEEVDEALRLFQVSTLDAALSGSLSGVEGFTTQEDQEMISRIEKQLKRRFAIGSQVSEHSIVQDFTKQKYPEHAIYKVLHLMLRRGELQHRMQRKVLYRVK, from the exons AGATGAGCTGAAGAGGCATTACACTCTTGGAGAGTACTGGATCGAGGTCGAGATGGAGGACTTGGCCAGTTTTGATGAGGATCTCTCAGATTGCCTGTATAAGCTGCCCACGGAGAACCTGCCCCTG CTAGAAGAGGCGGCACAGGAAGTTGCTGATGAGGTCACGCGTCCGAGGCCGGTAGGGGAGGAGACGGTTCAGGACATCCAGGTGATGGTGAAGAGTGATGCTCATCCTGCGTCTATTCGCAGTCTGAAG TCTGAGCAAGTGTCCCGTCTGGTAAAGATCCCTGGCATCATCATCTCCTCCTCAGCAGTGAGGGCAAAAGCCACAAGAATATGCCTGCAGTGCAGAGGATGTCGTGCTGTCATCAGTAACATTCCTCTGCCACCCGGACTACAGGGCTACGCTTTGCCCCGCAAGTGCAACAC TGAGCAAGCGGGTCGTGTGAAGTGTCCTGTGGATCCTTACTTCATCATCCCAGAccggtgcgtgtgtgtggactTCCAGACCCTGCGTCTGCAGGAGTCGCCCGATGCTGTGCCTCATGGAGAGATGCCGCGACACATGCAGCTCTACTGCGACCG atacCTGTGTGACCGTGTTGTGCCTGGGAACCGAGTGACCATCATGGGCATCTATTCCATTAAGAAAGTGGCTCAATCTAAGACCAAAGGTCGGGATAAAGGGGCTGGAGTGGGCATCCGTGCGGCCTACCTGCGTGTAGTGGGTATTCAAGTGGACACAGAGGGAGCAG GTCGAGGAGCCACTGGATCAGTAACccctcaggaggaggaggagttaaGGGGACTTGCCTCTTCCCCCTCAGTCTATGACTCTATCGCTCGCTCTCTAGCTCCCTCCATCTATGGCAGTGACGATCTTAAGAAGGCCATTGCTTGCCTCCTATTTGGTGGCTCCAGAAAGAG aTTGCCTGATGGTCTTACCCGAAGAGGTGATATTAACCTGCTGATGCTTGGAGACCCTGGCACAGCCAAGTCTCAGCTGCTGAAGTTTGTGGAGAGATGTTCTCCTATCGGG GTTTACACCTCAGGAAAGGGCAGCAGTGCTGCTGGTCTAACGGCGTCTGTCCTCCGAGACCCAAACACACGTGGCTTTATCATGGAGGGCGGAGCTATGGTCCTGGCTGATGGTGGAGTTGTGTGCATTGATGAGTTTGACAag atgaGAGAAGATGACAGAGTTGCTATCCATGAAGCGATGGAGCAGCAGACTATTTCCATTGCCAAG GCTGGCATCACAACCACCCTGAACTCCAGATGTTCTGTGCTGGCGGCTGCCAACTCGGTGTTCGGTAGATGGGACGACACGAAGGGCGAGGACAACATCGATTTCATGCCCACCATCTTGTCCCGTTTTGACATGATATTTATCATCAAGGACCAGCACGACCAGCAGAGAGACATG ACACTGGCTCGTCATGTGATGAACGTGCACCTCAGCGCTCAGACACAGACGGAGGGGGTGGAAGGAGAGATTCCTTTGGCCATGTTGAAGAAATACATTGCTTATGCCAGAGC GAAATGTGGTCCTCGTCTGTCTGCCGCTGCCGCAGAGAAGCTGAAGAACCGCTATGTTGTGATGCGGAGTGGTGCGCGGGAGCATGAGCGAGAAAGCGATCGCAGAGCGTCCATCCCCATCACTGTCAG GCAGTTGGAGGCAGTCGTACGCATTGCCGAGTCCCTGGCAAAGATGAAGCTGCAAGCAATAGCTGGAGAAGAGGAGGTGGATGAGGCTCTTCGACTTTTCCAGGTGTCTACTCTGGATGCTGCGTTGTCTGGTAGCCTGTCAG GTGTGGAAGGCTTCACCACCCAGGAGGATCAGGAAATGATCTCTCGCATTGAGAAGCAGTTAAAGAGGCGTTTTGCCATTGGATCTCAGGTATCCGAGCACAGCATTGTTCAGGACTTCACCAAACAG AAATACCCAGAGCATGCCATATACAAGGTCCTTCATCTGATGCTAAGGAGAGGAGAACTGCAGCATCGCATGCAGAGGAAGGTGCTCTACAGGGTCAAGTAG
- the hmox1a gene encoding heme oxygenase 1a gives MDATKMKGANGARSDLSEQIKEVTKESHVRAENTQLMLNFQKGQITLPQYKILLCSLYEIYRALEEELDRNSSHQAVEPIYFPQELARLESLERDLEYFFGPQWKKRITVPAATHRYTERLREIGRSNPNLLVAHAYTRYLGDLSGGQVLAKIAQKSMGLNAKEGLAFFLFPGVTSPHRFKQLYRSRMNSIELSDQECKKVLDEAVRAFEFNIAVFDDLQKLLSITEEALGVNGNANSHILQLTAIARSPVIQFTLGLGFVLATVGLGVYTAF, from the exons ATGGATGCCACAAAGATGAAAGGAGCAAATGGTGCTAGGAG CGATCTGTCAGAGCAGATTAAAGAGGTAACCAAAGAGAGCCATGTGCGTGCTGAGAACACACAACTAATGCTCAACTTCCAGAAAGGACAGATCACTCTGCCACAGTATAAG ATTCTTCTGTGCTCCCTGTATGAGATCTACCGAGCTCTGGAAGAGGAGCTGGACAGGAACTCATCCCACCAGGCCGTGGAGCCCATCTACTTCCCTCAGGAGCTGGCCAGACTTGAGTCCCTTGAGAGAGATCTTGAGTACTTTTTTGGGCCACAGTGGAAAAAGAGAATTACAGTACCTGCAGCAACGCACAGATACACAGAAAGGCTTAGAGAG ATTGGCAGAAGCAATCCAAATCTCCTTGTAGCGCATGCTTACACCCGTTACCTTGGGGACTTGTCAGGAGGTCAGGTCCTAGCAAAAATTGCCCAGAAGTCCATGGGACTTAATGCCAAAGAGGGATTGGCGTTCTTCTTATTTCCAGGTGTGACGAGTCCTCATCGCTTTAAGCAGCTGTACCGGAGCAGAATGAACAGCATTGAGCTGAGTGACCAGGAATGCAAGAAAGTTCTGGACGAAGCTGTCAGAGCTTTTGAGTTTAACATTGCG GTTTTTGATGACCTTCAGAAACTGTTAAGCATCACTGAAGAGGCTTTAG gagTCAATGGAAACGCAAACAGCCACATCTTACAACTAACAGCTATTGCAAGATCTCCAGTCATACAGTTTACATTAGGACTGGGTTTTGTACTGGCAACTGTTGGACTTGGAGTCTACACtgctttttaa